GGGTTACACCGAATGGGTGTATACCGTCGTCAAAAAAGACTATTAAGTTGTGTAGTTATACTACGTTTGGATCTGTAAGAGTACACACAACCTTGACATGTAGATTGGGTCAAGTGataatcgacatgacaaaatgATTACAATGTTGACAGTATACAAGGGTCAAAATTTTATTAACTTGACCCGAGTCGTATATGTGACCCAAGGTCAAGTTCATTAAAATAGAATGTGGGGCTGATCGAAGCGCAACTTGCATTTGTTACCTGTTTGCATACAGAGTATTAGGCTAATATTTGCTAAAATAATTTTGTATTGTATGTTGCATGCATGcatatttatgttttttggGTTCCCCAGGTGCTGTCAGCCTGCCACGCATGCAattcatcttattttattttatttttgcttaTATATGTATGTTAAGGGACGTTatacctaattttttttatttatatgtaaagttaatttaaattcatatttatttgtttgttaaaattaataattgtgtTTGAAAGTGAATTTAAAGTGGAGTATAAGTAAAAGTAAAAAAGTAggtaagaaaaattaatgatcTTGAGTCAAGATTGTAGAATAAAAATGAGAAATTTAAGTAAGTGGTATGTCAAGTAGTGGAAGATGAGGTGGAAGAAGGAGAAGGATGAGggataaattatttttcatttgacCGAAAGTCAAGGATGCACATGGTCTAATGGTGGTAAATTATATTTCTTATGTTCTTATTTAGTTGGTCCAGTTTAATTTTACAATATTCAACTATTTTTTGatggattttgtttttttatgtgtaaggtaaaatataataatgtgagattttgttaaatttgtcttgataaatattttcaaaatatcatcaTTTTATAACTTTTTTGTTTACATAATTTAAAGATAATAGTGATAGAAAATGTGTATTGGCAAACGTGACTAAAATAATATGTCAATAAAATAGAaacgaaaaaattaaattaagaatCAATTGTTTATGACCACTTGACCAGTAAACTACTCCCCTGTCCAAATGCATTTACTTAAAATGGGAGGGATGAATAAATATGGAAGAATCATATATTGTCCCTCGAAGATTTTTCTGTATGTATTTATGGACACTTTGTCCCTTAATTAATGAACTAGCTcgtatttttcaaaaaaagaaaTTGGGATGGATGAATTactttgtactccctccgtttctttttgtttgttacgtttggacttttgcacgtttattaacgtataataaagattctttttcttttttattaaaaaaaataaacccaagtaaatcctcaatccactaatcaatacaacaaccaataagattgttttgtttatcaaaatgaaccaataatggaaaagaacacagattgctaacttaacatacttgaaaattataaagaaaTGTAATGAGGTGAAAAAAAATGGaccaatcaatcaatcaatacctAGTCAATACCTAAAAAGGAAGACCATGGATTATAATTAGATGACATTTGTCATCCCATCTTTcatccattaattttttttttttttttcaatttttccttttgttgtttgtttcaCAAATTATTTTACAACTTTAACACCTCAAttcatcttcctcaatcaaagtccattcaccatttaattcatataacTTATTCCACCCCATATTCCTCCTTAACGTCATATTAATCCACCATCTaaatttgtactccctccgtcccataatagtcgttacacttatctttgcacaaagttttaggtgataagtggttgtttggttatcaattgttattttattgaaaaagtggatgtgataggagttagtggggtatttttttaattgaatgagagagggggttgggacaaaaaaatatttagtgggaagagagaaacaatataataattgtggggtcattccttatttagaagtgtaacaactaatctgggacggacgaaaaaggaaagtgtaacaactaatctgagacggagagagtatattttttcaacttttaacCAACTAAAATTACAATCCCTcaacaaaattaacaatttaaaaGATCGCTTAACAACCACTATATAATTACCCGTTCATTGAACAGGCTCAGAATCTAGTTAAACttaaaagttggcacaaaaaatgacaatataataaatttataaaaggaaagattctcccatgtaacaaacattgtgaaacaccctgaaaaaaatacgtaacaaacaaaaagaaaccgaGAGAGCTATATGCTACCCCAAACATCTGCGGCACACATCAATCTTTGACTCTTCCCTATTTCATAATTTGTGcaccaataaattaaaattaaatacatCATACAGAGTATTACCCTGGGAGTCAAGGTACCTAAAATTTCACAAATTTTGCACCAATGTGGATTTTGCACCAATAGAGTACTACTTCCCTCGTCTTTTTCTTTCTCTATGTTTGGTATTTTACATGAATTTTAACGagtaattaatgtgcattgagatttctctattttttttatttaaacaaggcaaattacattttttttataatgttttcacttttatcaaaattatgatattgagaaaataagaaaaaattaatgtctcaatggaaaagtgtgagagattaaatgacccaatgaatttaattggttaaaataatcattggacacaatttttgatagaatattgaAACATTtgtgtgataatataaaaggaaatgtaaagaatattCCGAACACCCATAAAGGAAAacgaaaagaacaaaaagagacggagtgTGTACATATGTTTatctatttataaatatatacaACCCTTAAAGCTGCAGATAACCATTTAATGAACTTTCTAAACTGAAATTAATATAGAAATGCATGTCAAAATCACAAATAAATTAatgtttctatatatatttcGCTTCTTATATGTAATCATAAGGGTTGCATATATCATTTTCCTTTAATTATATACTTTCTATCCTTCTAATTTAAACCAGTACTAGTAAAATATACTACGGATATGAGTATTAAGGAGAAACTATGAGGATTATTAAGAAATTTAAATTACTTTCTAAGAATCTTGTACTAGTACAAAACTATCTTGGCAGAATGACAGCCACACCTTGGCCCGTTAGTTATGTAGGAATTTagcaaattaataaatcaaaataGATAATTCCTGTAACAACTCAAGATTCAACCTTGAAGAGTTGCAAAGAGTTAACAACCTTAATTCATCCCATCATCTAACTTTCTCCAACTACCATTCCTATAATCATATCAATAACCTCATGCCTTGTTAGTGTGATGGTTAGTAAACACATTTCATACTTTCCCTTCATGCATGCTACTTAATTTGGATTTTGCCACAACCTAATTTTACTCCCTGGACTCCTTTCGTCCAAAAATAATTGCTACATTTAAGCTTCCACTATTTCAAATATGTTCGGTAACACATTTGACTTTTCACTGTTTCAAAAATATGTTCGATAATTCTTTAGTCAAGCCATATTTCTTCTTATAAAAAGACCAAATCACTTCTCACACAATAATACAAACCTTTCATCAAGaggtaattaatataataaatcATTTTAACCCCCCTTTCAATAGTAATGACGGACACAATTGCTCCTTCAAGGGTTGAAAGCCTAGCAAGTAGTGGCATTGAATCCATCCCTAAGGAGTATGTTAGACTCAACGAAGAGCTAACTTCCATGGGAAACGTCTTCGAGGAGGAAAAGAAAGACGATGGATATCAAATTCCAACTATAGATATTAAAGACATAGCGTCTAAGGATCAAGAGGTTCGAGACAAGGGGATCCAAGAGCTCAAAAGGGCCGCCATGGAGTGGGGTGTGATGCACCTCGTTAACCATGGTATTTCCGATGAGCTTATTCACCGCGTTAAGGTGGCCGGAGAGACCTTCTTCGAGCTTCCGGTggaggagaaggagaagtaTGCTAATGATCAAGCATCAGGGAATTTACAAGGGTTTGGAAGTAAGCTTGCTAATAGTGTTAGTGGAAGACTTGAATGGGAGGACTACTACTTTCACCTTTGTTTCCCTGAGGACAAAAGAGACTTTTCCATTTGGCCTAAGACTCCTGCTGACTACATGTAAGCAATCTATACTCAAAAGCTCGTACAGTCGTACATTTTCTTGATCCGTCCGACCTGCCAGTCTAATTAAAACTATTTTGCATGgttaaaatgctaataatttttattttattgtttaaatatatattaattacATGTCTACATTTGTGTGAATGTCaataacataaaaaataattaatttaattttacatAAAATTTAGAATTTTTTAATGCTTAAGTAATCGTCCGAACCCTCCATATCCATATCAATTAACTTCTAAAACTCGTCTAAACCTCACCTACCTAACCCATCAGAGCTACATTAGGCTCTGAAACCTGTCGTAACCCACCAAACCTATCAAACCCACTCGAACTGCACGACCTACCAAATCCATCGGACCCACTCGACCTGCACAACCCACCACGACCCATCACGTATTGTATCTACTTTATCCAACACAACTCATGACCTGACCCACCATGACTTTCAATCAGATGGTTCATGTGTCAACTATCCCTCCCACAACTCACCAAACTCACCCATGACCCACCAACCAAATACCAAAATCACCAAATACCAAAATAATgcaataaataaaaacaataacaaaTAAAGTAGACTTTACAATAACAAAGAAATAAATTGTGCCTTATGGTAAAAAGCTTTCCAGGCATTATCATCATTAGCAGCCTTTCGCATCAGTGAATTGTTCATCGAGAGACGGTAGAGGCTAGGATAATCCAAATAACTGAGCGCATGAGTAGTAATTTCCGGCACCAACATCTCCATCATCGAAGCGTCTGTCTACTTCTCCGCCGCCGAAACTAACGCCGGCATTTCACCATCGTTCTCCGTCACTGGCGTACAATCCGCTCTCAAAACGCTGCCGTTGCAGGAACACTTCCAATTAAAACCACCACTACTAATACCACTAATATCTTATGATTATCTTTCCTTCTTGGAATTCGGTTCTTTACCACCACCTTTCAACGACGAAAACACAGCGAGGGGAGAAAATCAAACGGCGAcgacaacaaaaataaaataaagtacgATTGCGGCGAAAGCTACAATGAAGGAGTACGATGGAAAGAAGGATGATAGAATAATCTCTATTCATACGACATTAAAGCTCCAATGTACATgaaaaaaccctagaaaatttgaaattaggggaaattttgtcaatttttttaaCTCGATTAATTAAGGTAAAACTGATTACTAAACGACGAGTTTTAAATATTGACACATGTCACCTATAGTGAAATCAATAAATACGtagtagtatttaaaaaagaagaCCATGGATTATTaggtgacatgtgtcatccatcttcctcattcaaaatcaattcaccatttaatttatataatttCTTCCACCTCATCTCTCTCTTTAACACTCGATATTAATCCATAatctaatttatatattttttcaactttcaaccCACTGAAATCACAATCCCTCAAAAAATTAGCACTTTAAAAGATCGCTTAATAACCACTAAAGAATTACCCATTCATTGAACGAGCTCAAAAGCTAATTGTGATTAGTTTAATACCGTATAAATCTATAATTATTAATTCCATACTAACTCTGATCCTCTGAAGTATTGCTTGCGTATGCTTTTTCAAGTTGTTTATACCAACTTAattacttcctctgttccacaaatatcgcaccatggttgatttTTACTTCTCTAACACATTACTTTGACTCCCAGTATCACAAATTGCGAGtaagtaaaattataaaaaaacattgatatttagaaaatatatattaatacgaatctaacatgaccatACATGACTACAGTTTTATTATGTATGAATCacaaaatggccaaagtcgtagtgtaaatagtgtaaaaatcaaatggtgcaatatttacAGAACGAAGGAAATATATAATTTAATGGCCCATTATTATAAACATTATCTTGATTAGGAATTATAATGCATATAGAATTCCTAAAGTTTCCTATTGTTAATGGCTTTATGTTTCATGAGTTATAATCATAGGGTGAATGGTTACATGTATAGGCTTTTGTGGGTTTCATTAACCGATGGAAAAGACAATTGAGTCcttgatttaaaattaaaacacatgTCTTCTAATTATAATTTAAACTTGCGTTTTAAATTTGTTTCTTcttcaaaaatataaataacgcggctaatttatttttaaaaaatactttcttccataaataaaaacaataaataaaatatatttaaataaatatttaaaataaactctaataaaaagttcaattaaaaatactttataaatataataaataaatttataatttaataaaaatacgggtATTACATAAGTAAATGACTAAtaaatgttttccaaaaataaatcaTATCTTGTGGTAATGTTTATCATATTTTCTACaatttatatattttgtatGAGTCATCACTTACACTTAGAAAGTCATAACAAGAGTGTTTATCTAGCATCAAAAATATATTGaatttttttactaaaataGTAACTTAATAATTAGGAACAACACATTTATATTTATAACCAAAACAATAAATTATATATATGATGATAACTTAGACCATATAATTATTTACGACATATTTTATATGGTTTCTAACCTAGACTCATAAATATATGATAACTATAACCGTTGTGATTAAATTATATAAATTTTAACATACAACACGAGTCATAACATAGACTCAaattatattttagttgtacTCCGTATGTTCTAAAGCTATATCAACATATGTAACTCGGACTTTAAATTTAAATCCCTTAAAAAATACtcaaaatttgaaataaattttGTTTCAATTTCAACACCTAACATTTTATAGAATTCGtgtatttctttctttttttaaaatttaacttattttttataACCTAATTTCTCTTCAATTTCtccaaaaacaaatgaaaataagTTGAAATTAATGAGTTTAGAATTTGTATGTTAATTAAGTAAGTAGTATGACACCATgtttaattgattaattttaataaattatgTTTTACAGAAATCCCAAATTTTACTACGTCATCATTTTCAATTTGTACCTTATATTTTCTCAAACACACAACGAACATACATCAATTTTTTTCCGttaaaaatattttctatttataaattattatttacgattaattaataatacttCGTAAACAAATTTAATCTCATCCGTGTGGTTTACGAAGCCTTTCAGAACTTGTTTACAGAGCAGATTCTACGAGTCGGCGGCGTCGGCGACGAACAATTCAGGGTCGAGCGGGGAATAGAACACTTGATCATCACATTGCGTCGGTAAGACCTAACAACTGAATTTGTGGTGTTTTCTAAAAATCTTCTAGTTGGAAGTGCATTGCCAGCTTTTAAATTTTAAAGGGAAAACATTGTAGTGAGATGGTAAgaaatttgtttaatttgtatttatacTTAAAAATTGGGCGGGAGAAGAAGTAACAGAATTCTGTTACATTTTTTGTGTGCATGATTCCCCGAAATTCCCTTGGCCTTTGTTCTTTGTGAAAACCGTACTTATGCTTTGAGACCTTTGGTTATATCCTCCTGTATGTTGTCTTGATGAATAATTAGCTGAGAATTTCCTTTATGATATCGAAATATATGTTGCTCTCTATTAATTCTTAAAGCTCCTTTGGTGATGAATGATTTTTGAGGGAAGTTGCTGATGAGTACAATTATAGCCTTACtggattgttcttcaattttgactTTGTAGAGGAATGATCTCCATgtatcattaaaaaatacttCTTATATGGGTAGTAATTTAGTGGGCTATCCTTTGCTATATTCGAATATTAATATTTACGAGTACAAGCTAGTATTTCACCTATATACTATGAGTTTTCTTATTAGTAGCCTATGCTTAATTAATGCAGGCAGCAAAGTTTTTGGCGAGATTTCGAAAGAAGGTTAGTGGTGACAATGCCAAAACAAGTGAGGAAATTCATGTACAAAATGACATAGGGGAAAAAACTCAATAATGAACTATGCTCTACTAGAGGTTGGAATGATACATCAGATAATTCTGCTTGTGATGTCACACATTTCATGTTACTTGGTAATGAACACATGAATGGAAACTTTAAGTTCTATGTTTTGAGAAAGGCTAATTCATTTGCAGTTTGCGCCACTTCCATGTGCACGGTGCAAAATCTGTGCGCCACTACCATGTGTACGGTGCAAATCTTGTTGTGATGTTACTGTGACGGCGGCGGACATGGGCTGAGATGGCCGACCAGAGTTGGGCTGAGATTGGCGGCGGCGTTGAGGGGAGGGGCGGAGAGGTGCCAGCAGGAGGAAGGGAGGGAGAGAGAAGAGAAGGAGATGGGTGATGAGGGAGGGGGGTGAATTTGATTTTAAAGGGCAGAATCGTACTTTCACGTAATAAATTAGGGCGTTATAAACGGAACAGGGCGTCGAATAAAAATCCCCTTACAAAAAAGACTATTAAGTTGTGTAGTTATACTACGTTTGGATTTGTAATGGTGGTAAATTATATTTCCTTTGTTCTTATTTAGTTGGTCCagtttagttttaaaatattaaaatattttttgatggattttgttttttatgtgtaaggtaaaatataataatgtgagattttgttaaattcgtcttgataaatattttcaaaatatcatctTTTTGTAACTTTTTTGTTTACATAATTTAAAGATAATAATGATAGAAAATGTGTATTGGCAAACGTGACTAACAAAATGTGTCAATAAAATAGAAACGGaaaatttaaattaagaatCAATTGTTTATGACCACTTGACCGGTAAACTACTCCCCTGTCCAAATACATTTACTTAAAATGGGATGGATGAACAAATATGGAAGAATCATTATCCCACGGAGATTTCTCTGTATGAATTCATGGACACTTTGTCCCTTGATTAATGAACTAGctcgtattttttttaaaaaaatttggtATGGATGAATTACTTTGTAATTTGTATAGCTACCCCAAACATCTGCGGCGCACATCAATCTTTGACTCTTCCCTATTTCATAATTTGTgcaccaataaattaaatacaGTCATACAGAGTATTACTCTGGGAGCCAAGGTACCTAAAATTTCACAAATTTTGCACCAATGTGGATTTGCAGTTTGCACCAATATAGTACTACTTCCCTCGTCTTTTTTTCCCTTTATGTTTGGTATTTTACACGAGTTTTAACGAGTAATTAATGtgtattgagattcctctatttttttatttaaacaagacaaaCTACATTttctttataatgttttcacttttattaaaattttgatattgagaaaataagaaaaatttaatgtctcaatggaaaagtgtaagaaattaaggaaaaagatacatgtacacctagtgtacaagaTTCTCATGTACACcaccattaatttgttgacacatcatcaaacccactaaaaaatgagaatgaaagacaataatatgtcatttcaaccaatagaaaaGCATGGTGTATAAGATGtcttgtacactaggtgtacatgtagtaggatccagatattaaatgacccaatgaatttaattggttaaaataatcattggacacAATTTTTGGTAGAATATTgaaacatttatgtgataatataaaaagaaatgtaaagaatattttgggacacccataaaggaaaacgtaaataacaaaaagagacggagcgAGTACATATGTTTATCTATTTataaactagtcttatatgcacgctatgcgtgcgagattatatGAAAACTAAAATTTGCGTTATGACAACTAATCACAATAAATAATATGCtaaaaaaattattcaaaaagTTCATATGAATAAAAAATAGATATAATACAAATATTATATggtgaaaaattaaaattgtagTACTAAAGTAAAGAAAATTAACATATAAATAATGTGTCTATTAGAGAAACTGAAAAAAAGGATTTCGgaaattgattgattttttcCTTAGAGAAATTGGAAAAAATATTTCGGAAATTAGGTTTTGATAGTGAGTAGAGAAAGAATGTCATTGAGTGGATTATTTGGACTGCAACATTGAGCGTCGTTCCACCATTTGGACAACAGcattggtgttttttttttaaaaatgaattaaaatggAGAGAAATTAAGGGGCTATGAATTAAAATGGAGAAAATTAAGGGGTTATGAATTAAAATGGTGAGAAATAAGGGATTTTGTCGTCTTTTCTCAAGTTATTAGCTATTTAACATTAACAAACATAAATTAAGGAGAAGAAAATTAAGGGTAATTGATTGATTTTttgactt
This Spinacia oleracea cultivar Varoflay chromosome 6, BTI_SOV_V1, whole genome shotgun sequence DNA region includes the following protein-coding sequences:
- the LOC110784310 gene encoding leucoanthocyanidin dioxygenase-like — encoded protein: MTDTIAPSRVESLASSGIESIPKEYVRLNEELTSMGNVFEEEKKDDGYQIPTIDIKDIASKDQEVRDKGIQELKRAAMEWGVMHLVNHGISDELIHRVKVAGETFFELPVEEKEKYANDQASGNLQGFGSKLANSVSGRLEWEDYYFHLCFPEDKRDFSIWPKTPADYIADSTSRRRRRRTIQGRAGNRTLDHHIASAAKFLARFRKKFAPLPCARCKICAPLPCVRCKSCCDVTVTAADMG